The Penaeus vannamei isolate JL-2024 chromosome 39, ASM4276789v1, whole genome shotgun sequence genome window below encodes:
- the LOC113822590 gene encoding Krueppel homolog 1 — translation MAMMPQGMAVAPYTAGPPPAPMDVEHGYQHMPPMHPQPHPQSHPQPHHQPQTQPQYPPVMQAQAPAPVEEEQNIDQLMVGSEPPYECKICGKGFAIPARLQRHHRVHTGEKPFKCEFCDKTFSVKENLNVHRRIHTKERPYKCNICDRAFEHSGKLHRHMRTHTGERPHKCEVCGKTFVQSGQLVIHMRAHTGEKPYTCEYCQKGFTCSKQLKVHIRTHTGEKPYECDVCGKTFGYNHVLKMHKMSHLGEKLYKCTLCEEFFSSRKSLDRHIRDHSQEPCSSRKQQPAKQAEPRQQWQTSSPAMTATDSSSHSSPTNSSPTNSSSPASVSWDSESAEQQLPFREFRRPSEGPVASGPEVYTCPGYDNIGSRSPGYVSDDSGRGASPVSDTLSPPRSPITSGPPLNTQLPQPPHIIDAPPMAPRTPEDYNMFLRRLYPSLVVPKPEPSRFDNQRMAVFTTETGERVSCPYDLLLALQGNKSMYLEQRMAEQEALRRQQQQLEEHYMREETRRRREAAFFETVERVLKALVGKERLERLGHPHMPVDEVLMKTITLMGSQPCKEPSLYAMDRIKVNLRLLLECSVPDQTMWVKFGWRGKPIEEIVAEFLHYC, via the exons ATGGCCATGATGCCCCAGGGAATGGCGGTCGCGCCATACACAGCGGGGCCACCTCCTGCGCCCATGGATGTAGAACACGGCTACCAACACATGCCGCCCATGCACCCGCAGCCCCACCCACAGTCTCACCCACAGCCCCATCACCAGCCGCAGACACAGCCGCAGTACCCACCAGTCATGCAAGCTCAGGCCCCCGCTCCTGTCGAAGAGGAGCAGAACATTGATCAGCTAATGGTCGGGTCGGAGCCGCCGTACGAGTGTAAAATCTGCGGGAAGGGTTTCGCTATCCCAGCGCGCCTCCAGCGGCACCACCGAGTTCACACGGGAGAAAAACCCTTTAA GTGCGAATTCTGCGACAAGACGTTTAGTGTCAAGGAAAACCTGAACGTGCACCGCCGTATCCACACCAAGGAGCGCCCTTACAAGTGTAATATCTGTGATCGCGCCTTCGAGCACTCTGGCAAACTCCACCGCCATATGAGGACCCATACAGGGGAAAGGCCCCATAAGTGTGAG GTTTGCGGAAAGACATTCGTGCAGTCTGGTCAGCTCGTGATCCACATGAGAGCCCACACTGGAGAGAAGCCATACACCTGTGAATACTGCCAGAAAGGTTTCACCTGCTCCAAGCAATTGAAGGTTCACATCCGTACCCACACAGGAGAAAAACCCTATGAATGCGACGTGTGCGGAAAAACCTTTGGCTACAACCACGTACTCAAGATGCACAAGATGTCTCATCTCGGTGAAAAGCTTTACAAATGTACTCTGTGTGAGGAATTCTTCTCCTCACGCAAGTCTCTGGACCGCCACATCCGTGACCACAGCCAAGAGCCCTGCTCAAGCCGAAAGCAGCAGCCCGCCAAGCAGGCCGAGCCTCGGCAGCAATGGCAAACATCATCTCCTGCAATGACTGCCACAGATTCCagctcccattcctcccccaccaaCTCCTCCCCCACCAACTCTTCCTCTCCAGCTTCAGTATCTTGGGATAGTGAGTCTGCGGAGCAACAGTTGCCGTTTCGTGAGTTTCGAAGACCATCGGAAGGGCCAGTCGCCAGCGGACCTGAAGTGTACACTTGTCCAGGATACGACAACATCGGCTCTCGATCTCCTGGGTACGTCAGCGATGACAGCGGTCGAGGAGCTAGCCCCGTCAGCGACACTCTCTCCCCACCTAGATCTCCAATCACTTCTGGACCTCCTCTAAATACCCAGCTGCCACAACCTCCTCATATCATTGATGCCCCGCCCATGGCGCCACGAACTCCCGAGGACTACAACATGTTCCTGCGGCGTCTCTACCCTTCCCTCGTAGTACCTAAGCCCGAGCCCTCGCGCTTCGACAACCAGCGAATGGCAGTCTTCACCacagaaacgggagagagagttTCATGCCCTTATGATCTCCTGCTTGCACTGCAAGGAAACAAAAGCATGTATCTGGAACAAAGAATGGCTGAACAGGAAGCTCTCcgtcggcagcagcagcagctagaAGAACATTACATGCGGGAGGAGACTCGCCGCAGGCGCGAAGCTGCTTTCTTTGAAACCGTCGAGCGCGTCCTGAAGGCACTTGTGGGCAAGGAAAGGCTCGAGCGGCTAGGGCACCCTCACATGCCCGTCGATGAAGTCCTCATGAAAACCATAACCCTCATGGGATCCCAACCATGCAAGGAGCCCTCCCTGTACGCCATGGACCGCATCAAGGTGAACCTGCGGCTCCTGCTGGAGTGCAGCGTCCCCGACCAGACCATGTGGGTCAAATTCGGGTGGCGAGGAAAGCCCATCGAGGAGATCGTGGCCGAGTTCCTTCACTACTGCTAG